A stretch of Terriglobia bacterium DNA encodes these proteins:
- a CDS encoding argininosuccinate synthase — protein MSEKVVLAYSGGLDTSIIIPWLKEHYDYDVIAFVADVGQGDDIEAVVEKAYKTGASKVIVKDLREEFLTDYVFSAIRTGAVYEHKYLLGTSLARPLIAKYQVEVALQEGATAVAHGCTGKGNDQVRFEHAFQALAPELKIIAPWREWELKSREDCLDYAEAHGIPVAQSREKIHSRDRNLLHVSHEGGELEDPNNAPLETTWQWTMSPKDAPDKVEQVEIGFENGVPVSIGGMELEPVALVELLNEIGARNAIGRIDLVENRFVGMKSRGCYETPGGTLLLAAHRELEALCLDRDTMHFKQEMALKWGELVYFGLWFTPLREAIDAFVASTQQVVTGSVTLALYKGNIEIAGRKSPNSLYRMDVASFTMGESYDQKHAEGFIRLLALPARSRALLNAKKTAEALQ, from the coding sequence TTGTCTGAAAAAGTTGTGCTTGCGTACTCGGGTGGTCTCGACACGTCGATCATCATTCCATGGCTGAAGGAACACTATGACTATGACGTCATCGCCTTTGTCGCCGACGTCGGCCAGGGGGACGACATCGAGGCCGTCGTTGAGAAAGCGTACAAGACCGGCGCCTCGAAGGTGATCGTGAAGGACCTCCGCGAAGAGTTCCTGACAGATTACGTTTTCTCGGCGATCCGCACAGGCGCCGTCTACGAGCACAAGTACCTGCTCGGAACCTCGCTTGCGCGCCCGCTGATCGCGAAGTATCAGGTCGAAGTCGCGCTGCAGGAGGGCGCGACGGCCGTTGCGCACGGCTGCACCGGCAAGGGCAACGACCAGGTGCGCTTCGAGCACGCGTTCCAGGCACTGGCGCCCGAGTTGAAGATCATTGCGCCGTGGCGCGAGTGGGAACTCAAGTCGCGCGAGGACTGCCTCGATTACGCCGAGGCGCACGGAATTCCCGTGGCCCAGAGCCGCGAGAAAATCCACAGTCGCGACCGCAACCTGCTGCACGTTAGCCACGAGGGTGGGGAACTCGAAGATCCCAACAACGCGCCTCTTGAGACGACTTGGCAGTGGACGATGTCTCCGAAAGACGCGCCCGACAAGGTTGAGCAGGTCGAAATTGGGTTCGAGAATGGCGTGCCGGTGTCCATCGGAGGAATGGAGTTGGAACCGGTCGCTCTCGTCGAGTTGCTCAACGAAATCGGTGCCCGCAACGCCATTGGCCGCATCGATCTCGTCGAGAACCGCTTCGTCGGCATGAAGTCTCGCGGTTGCTACGAAACACCGGGCGGGACGCTTCTGCTGGCCGCGCATCGCGAACTCGAAGCGCTGTGCCTCGACCGCGACACAATGCACTTCAAGCAGGAGATGGCGCTGAAGTGGGGCGAACTGGTGTACTTCGGGCTGTGGTTCACGCCTCTGCGCGAAGCCATCGACGCATTTGTTGCGAGCACGCAGCAAGTCGTCACCGGTTCGGTGACGCTCGCTCTCTACAAGGGCAACATCGAGATCGCCGGCCGCAAGTCACCAAACTCGTTATATCGCATGGATGTCGCCAGCTTTACGATGGGCGAAAGTTACGACCAGAAGCACGCGGAAGGATTCATCCGGCTGCTGGCGTTGCCGGCCCGCTCGCGTGCGCTGCTGAATGCAAAGAAGACAGCGGAGGCATTGCAGTAA
- the argH gene encoding argininosuccinate lyase, producing MKMWSGRFAGGLDPEFESWQRSFPFDQRLLPQEIAASKAHARALKNAGVLSDAELSNILSGLERILAEGIPAQDDPEVEDVHHFVEKRLIALIGETGRKLHTGRSRNEQIATDLRLYIRDAIDENAQLLGRFISALIGQAEKAGSSAMPSYTHLQRAEPVLVAHWLLAYAEMAFRDFDRLTDCRARVNQCPLGSGAIAGTILPLDRDAIARELGFDAPTKNSLDATSDRDFCIEFVQAVTTLGVHLSRWAEELALFSTTEYGFVTLPEQYATGSSAMPQKKNPDSLELIRGKSAALIANATQLLITMKGLPLAYNKDMQETQQPVFAAAQQSSAMLKVAVGFMTTVELNLQKMQAAASTGFMNAMAAAGYLVRQGVPFRSAHEQIGSAVRLCVERNCELQDLSADELQNCGIRADAGFYDALQLAAVLACHDVPGGTAPEHVKQALAAAKERVAMKLGAIHACA from the coding sequence ATGAAGATGTGGTCGGGCCGATTCGCCGGGGGGCTAGATCCGGAGTTCGAGAGCTGGCAGCGGTCGTTTCCGTTCGACCAGCGGCTGCTTCCGCAGGAGATTGCGGCGAGCAAGGCGCACGCACGCGCGCTGAAAAATGCCGGTGTGTTGTCTGACGCAGAACTCTCGAACATACTCAGCGGACTGGAGCGCATCCTCGCCGAAGGGATTCCCGCACAGGACGATCCCGAGGTGGAGGATGTGCACCACTTCGTCGAAAAGCGCTTGATTGCGCTCATCGGCGAAACGGGACGCAAGCTTCACACCGGCCGCAGCCGCAACGAACAGATCGCGACCGACCTCCGGCTGTACATCCGCGACGCAATTGATGAAAACGCGCAATTGCTGGGCCGATTCATCTCCGCATTGATCGGGCAAGCGGAAAAGGCCGGCTCGTCGGCGATGCCGTCGTATACGCATCTGCAGAGGGCGGAGCCCGTCCTGGTTGCGCATTGGCTGCTTGCATATGCCGAGATGGCGTTCCGCGACTTCGACCGCCTGACGGACTGCCGCGCGCGCGTGAACCAGTGCCCTTTGGGTTCGGGCGCGATCGCCGGCACGATCCTGCCGCTCGATCGCGATGCTATCGCACGCGAACTCGGGTTTGACGCGCCAACGAAGAACAGCCTCGACGCGACCAGCGATCGCGATTTCTGCATTGAGTTCGTGCAGGCTGTCACGACGCTGGGAGTGCACTTGAGCCGCTGGGCCGAGGAACTGGCGCTGTTCTCGACCACGGAGTATGGCTTCGTCACCCTTCCGGAGCAGTACGCAACTGGCAGTAGCGCGATGCCGCAAAAGAAGAATCCGGATTCACTCGAGTTGATCCGCGGGAAGTCGGCGGCGCTGATCGCGAACGCGACGCAGTTGCTCATCACGATGAAGGGTCTGCCGCTTGCCTATAACAAGGACATGCAGGAGACGCAGCAACCGGTGTTCGCGGCGGCTCAGCAATCATCAGCGATGTTGAAGGTCGCCGTCGGATTCATGACGACGGTCGAACTCAACCTCCAGAAGATGCAAGCGGCCGCAAGTACGGGGTTCATGAATGCCATGGCTGCGGCGGGTTACCTCGTCCGGCAGGGAGTACCGTTCCGCAGCGCGCATGAGCAGATTGGTTCAGCGGTGCGGTTGTGTGTCGAAAGAAATTGCGAGTTACAGGATTTGAGCGCGGACGAATTGCAAAACTGCGGAATACGCGCCGATGCCGGGTTTTATGATGCCCTGCAATTGGCGGCGGTGCTCGCGTGTCATGACGTGCCGGGAGGAACGGCGCCTGAGCATGTGAAGCAAGCTCTTGCTGCGGCGAAAGAGCGTGTCGCGATGAAGTTGGGGGCCATCCATGCGTGCGCGTAA
- a CDS encoding N-acetyltransferase, with translation MRARKAKLSDAVAIETLIGSYSTDGTLLPRALAEICENIRDFHVLEHEGQVVGCGALHLYGLHLAEIRSITVSKDFEGHGAGSAIINALLAEAKQQNVTCVCLFTRIPDFFAPFGFKSAEREAIPDKLYKDCLNCPRINNCDEVAMYRGELPKFAILAPGNIGRANYLENIQ, from the coding sequence ATGCGTGCGCGTAAAGCCAAACTCTCCGATGCGGTTGCGATCGAGACATTGATTGGCTCGTACAGCACCGATGGCACGCTGCTGCCTCGCGCGCTCGCCGAAATCTGCGAGAACATCCGCGACTTTCACGTGCTCGAACACGAAGGACAAGTCGTCGGTTGCGGCGCATTGCATCTCTACGGGCTGCACCTTGCGGAGATTCGTTCCATCACGGTATCGAAGGATTTCGAGGGCCACGGAGCCGGAAGCGCGATTATCAACGCACTGCTGGCAGAAGCCAAACAGCAGAACGTGACCTGCGTGTGCCTGTTTACGCGTATCCCGGACTTCTTTGCGCCGTTCGGATTCAAATCCGCCGAACGTGAAGCGATCCCAGACAAGCTTTACAAGGATTGTCTCAACTGTCCGCGGATCAATAACTGTGACGAGGTCGCGATGTATCGCGGCGAGCTGCCCAAGTTCGCTATACTCGCACCGGGGAATATTGGCAGGGCTAATTACCTGGAGAACATTCAGTGA
- the argJ gene encoding bifunctional glutamate N-acetyltransferase/amino-acid acetyltransferase ArgJ: MNELHVPQGFVFSAVKAGIKASGGLDFAMAGAPLGANAAAMFTKNLVCAAPVTIGKQNLKQTRGRMRAVVVNAGNANCATGPMGFVAAKNVCRKAAHLMQVREEFIVPSSTGIIGVPLPAEKLIGALPNLFEGKRTDADAVHAFARAIMTTDKVEKIASVQFKVGTKSVSLLGVAKGSGMIHPNLATMLVYLFTDIEASPAQLKKVLREVSGSTFNAISVDGDTSTNDTVLLMASGQSGVTLASRGAAKEFAKALQQVCAWLAAKIVADGEGVKHVIELTVEGAPDAKAADKIARTIAHSMLVKTAWAGADPNWGRILAAVGRSGVSIDPNALDVYIGEQQVCRGGGAMSFDETAAHACMSQPKYPIRMKVGKGRGSARMLTCDLTAEYVHINADYST, from the coding sequence GTGAATGAATTGCATGTTCCGCAGGGCTTTGTATTTTCGGCTGTAAAGGCCGGAATCAAGGCGAGCGGAGGTTTGGACTTTGCAATGGCGGGAGCGCCGCTCGGCGCCAATGCGGCCGCGATGTTTACAAAGAATCTCGTCTGCGCCGCTCCGGTCACGATCGGAAAACAGAACCTGAAACAGACGCGGGGACGTATGCGGGCAGTCGTCGTGAACGCCGGTAATGCAAACTGTGCGACTGGACCCATGGGCTTTGTTGCCGCCAAAAACGTCTGCCGCAAGGCTGCTCATTTGATGCAGGTTCGCGAGGAATTCATCGTCCCTTCATCAACCGGAATCATTGGCGTCCCTCTCCCGGCCGAGAAATTGATAGGCGCACTGCCAAACCTTTTCGAAGGGAAGCGGACCGACGCGGACGCCGTTCACGCGTTCGCGCGCGCGATCATGACCACCGACAAGGTCGAGAAGATCGCATCGGTACAGTTCAAAGTCGGGACGAAATCAGTGAGTCTGTTGGGAGTCGCCAAAGGTTCCGGAATGATCCATCCGAACCTGGCGACCATGCTCGTCTACCTGTTCACCGATATCGAAGCGTCACCGGCGCAACTGAAGAAGGTTCTGCGAGAAGTCTCTGGTTCCACGTTCAATGCCATCAGTGTCGATGGAGACACCTCCACGAACGACACTGTGCTGCTGATGGCCTCCGGGCAGAGCGGTGTGACACTCGCTTCGCGCGGCGCTGCCAAGGAATTCGCTAAAGCGCTGCAACAGGTGTGTGCGTGGCTCGCAGCGAAGATCGTCGCCGACGGTGAAGGTGTGAAGCATGTCATTGAACTCACCGTCGAAGGCGCACCTGACGCGAAGGCCGCCGACAAGATCGCGCGAACCATCGCTCACTCGATGCTCGTGAAAACCGCCTGGGCGGGTGCCGATCCCAATTGGGGCCGTATCCTTGCCGCGGTAGGGCGATCGGGAGTGTCTATCGATCCGAACGCTCTCGATGTTTACATTGGCGAGCAACAGGTGTGCCGCGGAGGCGGGGCGATGTCGTTCGATGAAACGGCGGCTCACGCCTGCATGAGCCAGCCAAAGTACCCAATTCGCATGAAGGTCGGTAAGGGAAGAGGATCGGCGCGGATGTTGACTTGCGATTTAACCGCCGAGTACGTCCACATCAATGCGGATTACTCGACGTAA
- a CDS encoding DUF763 domain-containing protein, with protein sequence MKRSGIADLPLHGGCVPRWLAERMTTLGTAIVEAVLYHYGSSELLSRLSDPFWFQALGSVMGMDWHSSGITTSVVGALKRGVADRADELGIYICGGRGKQSRKTPDELRRVAGITGADAETLVRTSRLTARVDNNAVADGFQLYLHSFILASNGEWAVVQQGMNDETGMARRYHWHSANVRDFVSEPHTGIVGENLGEIMNLVDREAGPAQRAILETTRENPDKALGEIRRLVMPSHHDVPLENVDLKRLGSVLALAYERDLRDFASLLLLETLGPRTLQSLALVAEVVHGTPTRFQDPARFSFGHGGKDGHPFPVPLKTYDESISVLRRSLNAAKVGDPEKLNAFKRLDRFSRAIEEILDPKADFSKAIAHEQSISKSVGGRTVFDDGRKGTRASKNQMKLFQGKS encoded by the coding sequence ATGAAGCGCTCCGGCATCGCCGATCTCCCGCTGCACGGCGGTTGTGTGCCCCGCTGGCTTGCCGAGCGCATGACAACCCTGGGCACGGCGATCGTCGAGGCCGTCCTCTATCACTACGGCTCGTCTGAACTGCTCTCGCGACTGAGTGACCCGTTCTGGTTCCAGGCACTCGGGTCCGTGATGGGGATGGACTGGCATTCGTCCGGAATCACCACCTCCGTGGTGGGCGCGTTGAAGCGCGGTGTCGCCGATCGAGCCGACGAACTTGGAATTTATATTTGCGGCGGCCGGGGTAAACAATCACGTAAGACGCCCGACGAGCTTCGCAGGGTTGCGGGGATCACTGGAGCCGATGCTGAGACGCTCGTGCGAACCAGCCGTCTCACAGCGCGCGTCGACAATAACGCCGTGGCCGATGGATTCCAGCTTTACCTCCACTCCTTCATTCTCGCCAGCAATGGTGAATGGGCGGTGGTGCAACAAGGCATGAACGACGAGACGGGAATGGCGCGGCGCTATCACTGGCACTCAGCGAACGTGCGAGACTTCGTCTCGGAACCGCACACGGGAATCGTCGGCGAAAACCTCGGCGAAATTATGAATCTGGTCGACCGCGAGGCGGGACCGGCACAGAGGGCGATCCTGGAAACAACACGCGAAAATCCCGATAAGGCCTTGGGGGAGATTCGGCGTCTTGTCATGCCGTCACATCACGATGTACCGCTGGAGAACGTCGATCTGAAGCGCCTTGGGTCCGTTCTCGCACTGGCTTATGAGCGCGACCTGCGGGATTTTGCGTCGTTGCTGTTGCTTGAGACACTAGGCCCACGAACGCTGCAATCGCTGGCGCTGGTCGCCGAAGTCGTCCATGGAACTCCGACGCGATTCCAGGATCCCGCGCGGTTCAGCTTCGGACACGGTGGCAAGGACGGCCATCCCTTCCCCGTTCCATTGAAGACGTACGACGAGTCAATCTCAGTGCTGCGGCGTTCCCTGAATGCGGCAAAGGTCGGCGACCCCGAAAAGCTTAACGCATTTAAACGGCTGGACCGGTTCAGCCGTGCAATCGAGGAAATCCTCGATCCAAAAGCGGATTTCAGCAAAGCAATCGCACACGAACAGTCAATTTCGAAATCGGTTGGCGGGAGGACGGTTTTCGATGATGGCCGGAAGGGCACTCGGGCCAGTAAGAATCAAATGAAATTGTTCCAAGGGAAAAGCTAG